A segment of the Rhizoctonia solani chromosome 12, complete sequence genome:
CACTTCCAGCATTCTAGCAGTGGCGTTGCTCAACTATTACCCGATCGTCCTAAAGTGAGTAGCGAGGACCAGGCAATTTGGCAAATTCGATTGCGTAACAACCCCTTGCATTTCAATGAATCTTTTAATTCAGGTTTGCACCACTACCGGAATTGCTTGTAGAAAAGATATGACTCAATCGCCAGCAGGGCTTACTTTGGCTGAATAGTCTAGAAGCTTTTATATATGATTTCATTTTAGGTGATAACAGAATAAGTCACATTGATAGTCTATGCATTATCTATGCAAAGATCGACATGCGTGGGTCGATATCTGCAGGGTTGTTGAACTGTTTGTATACTTAGTACCTAGTAGACTAAAACATTTGGTGAACACTTACGCGAATGCCCTGGTTAAGAGCACTGATGGATTTGATCTGCTCATCACTCAGATCAAAATCGGTCGAAGCCAAGTTTTGTTCGAGGCGGCCTTGGTTGTTGCTCTTGGGGATAACAGCAATACCACGCTGGCTTGCCCATCGGAGTAGGACTTGGGCGGCGGCTGAAGATTGAACAGTCAGGCTAAGTATATCGCCCTTGAGCCAAAGTGTAGCACTTACTCTTGTTGTGCGCCTTTGCTACGGATTCGATGGTGGAGTGGCCCTCGAGCAACGACTTGACACCTTGTCCCATGTTGAGCTCCAAGAAGCTCTGAGGTCCAAACGAAGAGTAGGCAGTCACGGCAATGCCCAAGGTGTTGGCAAGTTTGATCAAAGGCTCCTGAGTAAGGTAAGGGTGGTGCTCAATCTGGAGGACTTGAGGAGCAATGCGTGCGTAGCGGAATATATCGATGATCAAAGAGCCTTGCATGTTTCTGTATGCGATAAGTGGGGGCGGTAAAAATTATTAGAAGTTCAACGTACGAAATTCCAATGTTCTTAGCCAAACCAGCATCAACGAGCTCTTCCAGAGCTTGCCATGTTTCTTGGATCGGGGTGTTTTCTATTTCGAGCATTCTTCTCATGAGTATCGGACTCACAAATCGTAACTTTGTTCACTCACGAAGCTCGACTGTTTTACCGTCATCACCGAACCACTCGGGTGGGTACCGCTTGGCCGGGTCAACGTACTTGAGGGAGACGGGGAAATGGATCAAAAACAAGTCAAAGTAGTCAAGACCCCAGTCGGCGAGTTGTTTCCGGGCCAGAGCGTGAGCATGCTCCTTGGCATGAAAAGTGTTCCAGAGCTAACAAGATAAGTTAGTGATGTACACTAACCAGGGCGCAATACCTGGGACCAACCTTGGATGTGATGAAGAGGTCCTCACGCTTGACGATACCCTCCTTGATCGCCCGGGCAACACCTTCACCGGCCTCCTTTTCGTTTCCATAGTCGCCTGCACCATCGAGCAAGCGATAGCCGCTCTTGATTGCGTTATAGACAGTCTGACGACAGAGGCAGAGCAGCGTCAATATCTCTGTCTGCTGATTGGTCATACGATCAAACTTACATCGGCGCATGTAGACTTGGTGACTTTCCAGAGACCAAATCTATAGAGCGGAGAACGAAAATGAGACAGGTGAAAAAGTGACATAAAGGATCCAGACATACCCAACAAGGGGCATCTAGGATAGCCGCGCGTCGAGTC
Coding sequences within it:
- a CDS encoding aldo/keto reductase family protein; the encoded protein is MASITLKRTGQKMPLVGFGLWKVTKSTCADTVYNAIKSGYRLLDGAGDYGNEKEAGEGVARAIKEGIVKREDLFITSKLWNTFHAKEHAHALARKQLADWGLDYFDLFLIHFPVSLKYVDPAKRYPPEWFGDDGKTVELQNTPIQETWQALEELVDAGLAKNIGISNMQGSLIIDIFRYARIAPQVLQIEHHPYLTQEPLIKLANTLGIAVTAYSSFGPQSFLELNMGQGVKSLLEGHSTIESVAKAHNKTAAQVLLRWASQRGIAVIPKSNNQGRLEQNLASTDFDLSDEQIKSISALNQGIRFNNPADIDPRMSIFA